The genomic stretch TTGCGGCAACAGGGAGATGGTTCAGGCGCTTACCCGTTTGAAGGGATACCTCGATTACGGGATGTTCCAGCCGATACAGATAGCAAGCATCATCGCGCTTGAAAGCGAGAGAAAGGTCGTCGAGGATATCTCGGAGGTTTACAAAAAACGTAGAGATGTGCTTATTGACGGGCTGGCGCGAATAGGGTGGAAGATCGAAAAACCGAAAGCAACGATGTTCGTATGGGCGCCCCTCCCGGAAAAATTCAGGGATATGGGCTCGATGGAGTTCAGCAAAAAACTCCTTGCCGAGGCCAAGGTAGCGGTTTCGCCCGGTCTCGGCTTTGGAAAGGAAGGGGACGGGTTTGTGCGATTCGCCCTGGTGGAAAACGAACACAGGACAAGGCAGGCGATACGCGGAATCAAGGGGATACTTTCATGAAGAAGATCGGCGTAGGCATTCTCGGATGCGGGGTCATCGGCTCAGCAGTGGTGAAAAACCTCATTCTCGGCGCGGAGGATATCTCACGCAGGTGCGGCCTTGAGGTGGAGATCAAAAAGATCGCCGAGCTTGATTTCGGCAGGAAAAAAGGGGTACCGGAAAGTGCGGGCCCTCTATTCACAAAAGACCTCAACGAAATAATCGCCTCGAAAGAGATAGATATCGTGGTGGAACTCATGGGTGGGCTAGACTTCGCCTTCGAAACAATAATAAAGGCGATCAAGGCTGGAAAACATATAGTTACCGCGAATAAACACCTGATAGCAAAGAAGGGTGAAAAGATTTACGAAGAAGCCCAAAAGGCTGGCGTGGAATTCTGCTTCGAGGCGAGCGTGGCAGGAGCGGTGCCGATTATCCGAACTCTCAAGGAAGGGATCGTCGCCGGGAAGATACATTCCGTACTAGGGATCATCAACGGAACCGCTAACTACATTCTTACGAAAATGACCGAATCGAACGCGAACTTCGCCGACGTCCTCGCGGAAGCCCAACGGCTCGGCTACGCGGAAAAAGATCCTACCTTCGACATTGAAGGGATAGACGCGGCGCACAAGATCGCCATCATGGCGTCGCTCTCGTTCGGCACCCCGGTAGACTTCGATTCAATACTTGTCGAAGGAATATCAAGACTGAATTCCGACGATTTCGACTACGCAAAAAAGTTCGACAAGGTGATAAAGCTCCTCGGCATCGCCCGGATGGATAACGGAAAGATAGACGTGCGGGTGCACCCGGCGATGCTGGACTGCGGCGAACCTCTCGCGAAGGTCAACGGCGTAACAAA from Nitrospinota bacterium encodes the following:
- a CDS encoding homoserine dehydrogenase translates to MKKIGVGILGCGVIGSAVVKNLILGAEDISRRCGLEVEIKKIAELDFGRKKGVPESAGPLFTKDLNEIIASKEIDIVVELMGGLDFAFETIIKAIKAGKHIVTANKHLIAKKGEKIYEEAQKAGVEFCFEASVAGAVPIIRTLKEGIVAGKIHSVLGIINGTANYILTKMTESNANFADVLAEAQRLGYAEKDPTFDIEGIDAAHKIAIMASLSFGTPVDFDSILVEGISRLNSDDFDYAKKFDKVIKLLGIARMDNGKIDVRVHPAMLDCGEPLAKVNGVTNAVELKVSHADELMLIGPGAGGDATSSAVIADIVEIARNINSGSVGRVAPAAFIQSARKNLPMKPIEEIECCYYLRFYVEDRPGVLASMAKILGDNNISISTAYQKDVHGDTVPLMITTHTALEKNIRAAVEKIDKLETTKDKTVIIRLEE